The following are encoded together in the Thermoanaerobaculia bacterium genome:
- a CDS encoding response regulator: MRLLVVDDSLVMRNAIARSLESEDIGQVLFAEDGAEALALFREHRPELVTMDLTMPRLDGLGAIAAIRDLEPTATILVISALNSHRDAIEAVRRGACGFLTKPFTADEVVDAIRLIAEHSRRDRS; encoded by the coding sequence ATGAGGCTCCTCGTCGTCGACGATTCCCTGGTGATGCGCAACGCGATCGCCCGCAGCCTCGAGAGCGAGGATATCGGGCAGGTCCTCTTCGCCGAGGACGGCGCCGAGGCGCTTGCCCTCTTCCGTGAACATCGGCCCGAGCTCGTGACGATGGACCTGACGATGCCGCGACTCGACGGCCTGGGTGCCATTGCCGCAATTCGCGACCTCGAGCCCACGGCGACGATCCTCGTCATCTCGGCTCTGAACTCCCATCGTGACGCGATCGAGGCGGTTCGCCGCGGCGCCTGCGGATTCCTCACCAAGCCGTTCACTGCCGACGAGGTGGTCGACGCCATCCGATTGATCGCGGAGCACTCGCGCCGTGATCGGAGCTGA
- a CDS encoding Hpt domain-containing protein produces the protein MTQRSLRSISPSSSIGDLPGFEAALDLDSRGKGLAELFHDRPELPGVLLTEQGIVRSAVSRRYFLETIGRYCGRDLYLPRPIRLMMERFEERGGALLLPAPIGIEEAVRFGLDRHPDLVYEPLVVTFEGPSPFGLGARLVDFETLLVADSKLTILRNAQMSQILDTIRDGLLLVGRDQIVLGEYSRSVESIFGTQRIAGRRFADLLGDFLEAERCELAQGFLTTLFDPNVIESLVARINPLARVEARLPTTGEPRVLAFRFTRGKQTDIAPTILVRVEDVTRAEELARAVTTERERSERRLGLALSLVEVAPEALAGLVERMARMREALGRGIETWRLQAPIPSEVDAAFREVHALKGEAGLARFSPAQRELHALEDALDSIRRGTADQEALIAAENRIDLLGALLVETREVMSHFRTLSGSAGEPTRATAEVGLLSGIARLVGELAAELDRPARFVSRARETDLPARWTGLMRDVLVQLARNAMIHGVEPAEERVRHGKPPVATLQLAVREHDEGWAEWIFQDDGRGIDWDRLRRRAESGSLPDPSPAELAELLFLPGFSTAEQTTVHAGRGVGLDLVRNRVAEAGGSISVHSEYGHFCAFQILLPTLVEAGAR, from the coding sequence GTGACGCAACGCTCACTCCGATCCATCTCACCGTCCTCGTCGATCGGCGACCTGCCGGGATTCGAGGCTGCCCTGGATCTCGATTCCCGGGGCAAGGGACTCGCCGAGCTCTTTCATGATCGCCCGGAGCTGCCCGGAGTCCTGCTGACCGAACAGGGAATCGTGCGCTCGGCGGTCTCGCGGCGCTATTTCCTCGAGACGATCGGCCGGTACTGTGGCCGCGATCTCTACCTGCCACGCCCGATTCGCCTCATGATGGAGCGCTTCGAAGAGAGAGGCGGAGCCCTTCTGCTCCCGGCGCCGATCGGCATCGAGGAGGCCGTGCGGTTCGGGCTCGATCGCCACCCGGATCTGGTGTACGAGCCGCTGGTGGTGACCTTCGAGGGACCCTCGCCATTCGGGCTCGGGGCGCGACTGGTCGATTTCGAGACCCTACTCGTCGCCGACTCGAAGCTGACGATCCTGCGCAACGCGCAGATGAGCCAGATCCTGGACACGATCCGCGACGGATTGCTCCTCGTGGGCCGTGACCAGATCGTGCTGGGTGAGTACTCGCGCTCCGTCGAGTCGATCTTCGGCACGCAGCGAATCGCCGGCCGCAGGTTCGCCGACCTGCTCGGCGACTTTCTCGAGGCTGAACGGTGCGAGCTCGCCCAGGGGTTCCTCACGACGCTTTTCGACCCAAACGTGATCGAGTCTCTGGTGGCCCGGATCAACCCGCTGGCGCGCGTCGAAGCCCGCCTCCCGACCACCGGCGAGCCGCGAGTCCTGGCCTTTCGCTTCACCCGCGGCAAGCAGACCGACATCGCGCCGACAATCCTGGTTCGAGTGGAAGACGTGACCCGGGCGGAGGAGCTGGCGCGCGCCGTCACGACCGAGCGCGAGCGATCGGAACGCCGGCTCGGCCTGGCACTCTCGCTCGTGGAGGTGGCGCCGGAGGCGCTCGCCGGGCTCGTCGAGCGCATGGCGCGCATGCGCGAGGCCCTGGGGCGCGGCATCGAGACCTGGCGGCTTCAGGCTCCGATCCCGAGCGAGGTCGACGCCGCCTTTCGCGAGGTGCACGCGCTCAAAGGGGAGGCCGGGCTGGCTCGATTCTCACCGGCGCAACGCGAGCTCCACGCCCTCGAGGACGCCCTCGACTCGATTCGCCGCGGGACCGCCGACCAGGAGGCGCTCATTGCGGCGGAGAATCGAATCGACCTGCTGGGAGCCCTGTTGGTCGAGACTCGTGAGGTGATGTCTCACTTCCGGACGCTCTCCGGTTCGGCCGGCGAGCCAACTCGCGCCACCGCCGAAGTCGGTCTGTTGTCCGGCATCGCCCGCCTGGTGGGAGAGCTCGCTGCCGAGCTCGATCGCCCGGCGCGCTTCGTGTCGAGAGCTCGCGAGACCGACCTTCCCGCGCGCTGGACCGGACTCATGCGGGATGTGCTCGTGCAACTCGCCCGCAACGCCATGATCCACGGCGTCGAGCCGGCGGAGGAGCGGGTTCGCCACGGCAAGCCCCCGGTCGCGACACTGCAGCTCGCGGTTCGCGAGCACGACGAGGGCTGGGCCGAGTGGATCTTCCAGGACGATGGCCGCGGTATCGACTGGGATCGCCTGCGGCGGCGAGCGGAGTCCGGCAGCCTGCCGGACCCCTCGCCGGCCGAGCTCGCAGAGCTCCTCTTTCTTCCGGGATTCTCGACCGCGGAGCAAACCACCGTCCACGCCGGCAGAGGCGTGGGTCTCGACCTCGTTCGGAACCGGGTCGCCGAGGCCGGCGGCTCGATCTCCGTGCACTCGGAATACGGGCACTTCTGCGCCTTCCAGATCCTCCTCCCCACGCTCGTCGAGGCCGGCGCGCGATGA
- a CDS encoding cysteine desulfurase-like protein, which translates to MPFTASDCQRARLEFPALARRQGELPIAYLDGPAGSQVPTPVIDAIAGYYRESNANTHGQFATSQRSDELVHLVREKAASFLGAADWRTISFGANMTTLTFALAHAVARACSPGDEIVITQLDHEANRGPWLGLAERGLVIREIALRPDGTLDAESLAAEIGPRTRLVAMGLASNALGTVNDVALARELTRAVGAWLLLDAVHYAPHFAVDVAALDADFLLCSAYKFYGPHIGLLYSRPGLLDTLATDRLRTQDPAGPFRIETGTLHHAALVGVGAAIDFLASWGRGDDLRQQLVDAMSGIGEWEGALARRYWSAVRAIPGVTVHGPDFGAFRRAPTVSITLGGATAEAVARRLAERAIQVWDGDFYAVRAVEVLGLAAVGGLLRTGFLLYNTPEEVDRLLTGLAEVAATA; encoded by the coding sequence ATGCCCTTCACCGCCTCCGACTGCCAGCGCGCCCGACTCGAGTTTCCCGCCCTCGCCCGACGCCAGGGCGAGCTCCCGATCGCCTACCTCGACGGACCGGCGGGGTCGCAGGTGCCGACGCCGGTCATCGACGCCATCGCCGGCTACTATCGTGAGTCGAACGCCAACACCCACGGGCAGTTCGCGACTTCGCAGCGCTCCGACGAGCTGGTGCACCTCGTGCGCGAGAAGGCGGCCTCCTTCCTCGGTGCCGCGGACTGGCGGACGATCTCCTTCGGCGCCAACATGACGACGCTCACCTTCGCGCTCGCCCATGCCGTGGCGCGAGCCTGTTCGCCCGGCGACGAGATCGTCATCACCCAGCTCGATCACGAGGCCAATCGCGGCCCCTGGCTGGGGCTCGCCGAACGCGGTCTGGTGATCCGCGAAATTGCGCTGCGGCCCGACGGCACGCTCGATGCCGAGAGCCTCGCCGCCGAGATCGGACCGCGCACGCGACTGGTCGCGATGGGGCTCGCCTCGAACGCCCTCGGCACGGTCAACGACGTGGCGCTGGCCCGCGAGCTGACGCGCGCCGTGGGCGCCTGGCTGCTCCTCGACGCGGTGCACTACGCCCCCCATTTCGCGGTCGACGTTGCCGCTCTCGATGCCGATTTCCTGCTCTGTTCGGCCTACAAGTTCTACGGTCCCCACATCGGCCTGCTCTACAGCCGGCCGGGTCTCCTCGACACTCTGGCGACCGACCGCCTGCGCACCCAGGACCCTGCGGGTCCGTTCCGGATCGAGACCGGAACGTTGCATCACGCGGCGCTCGTCGGCGTCGGAGCGGCGATCGATTTTCTGGCGTCCTGGGGCCGTGGTGACGATCTGCGCCAGCAGCTGGTCGACGCCATGAGCGGCATCGGGGAGTGGGAAGGGGCCCTCGCCCGGCGCTACTGGAGCGCGGTCCGGGCGATCCCGGGAGTCACCGTGCACGGTCCGGACTTCGGCGCTTTTCGCCGCGCGCCGACGGTCTCGATCACGCTCGGTGGCGCGACGGCCGAGGCCGTGGCGCGCCGGCTCGCCGAGCGGGCGATCCAGGTGTGGGACGGTGATTTCTACGCCGTGCGCGCTGTCGAAGTGCTCGGTCTTGCCGC